A part of Coriobacteriia bacterium genomic DNA contains:
- a CDS encoding SulP family inorganic anion transporter yields the protein MKPVLIEAWRAGLFRKEHWLPNMAAGVVVGVVAIPLAMAFAIAAGAKPEQGLYTAIIAGLVVTLFGGSRVQIAGPTGAFAVLLAGVTARYGLGGLQAVTMLAGVMLVIFGLAKLGTVIKYIPESVVLGFTAGIAVVIWVGQWPNFFGLPASEGEHFATKLFSMLQSFPSLDLTTTLLGIVSVLVIVLWPRIPKLGLIPAPLVALIGGTAFVALAHPAGVATIGSAFGGLPGGLPSLAMPDFAWANLPELVRPAFAIAMLGAIESLLSATVADGMTGTRHDSNQELLGQGAANIAASFFGGFAATGAIARTATNIRHGGTSPIAGIFHVLTVLLVVLVLAPLAANVPLATLAAILFVVAFNMSDIGRIVRIARRAPRSDVAVMLITLALTVFADLIVAVEVGVILAMLNFFRRMTAAVGVTELGEEAFAKHAPEQVPAFKDVLVYTIDGPFFFGAVEQFESALLHTHTEPRGVVVSLENVPFVDLSALASLAETLERLEKHEVRVALCCANATVAGHLEKSGITEGLPVPATSTLTEAITAVAE from the coding sequence GTGAAGCCTGTTCTGATCGAAGCGTGGCGCGCCGGTCTGTTCCGCAAGGAGCACTGGCTGCCCAACATGGCTGCCGGGGTGGTCGTGGGCGTGGTCGCCATCCCGCTTGCGATGGCCTTCGCCATCGCGGCAGGCGCCAAGCCCGAACAGGGACTCTATACGGCGATCATTGCCGGCCTCGTGGTCACCCTCTTCGGCGGGAGCCGGGTGCAGATCGCCGGGCCCACCGGCGCCTTCGCTGTACTGCTCGCGGGCGTCACCGCGCGCTACGGACTCGGCGGGTTGCAGGCCGTCACCATGCTCGCAGGCGTCATGCTCGTCATCTTCGGCCTGGCAAAGCTCGGCACGGTGATCAAGTACATCCCCGAGTCGGTCGTGCTTGGCTTCACCGCGGGTATCGCGGTCGTCATCTGGGTCGGGCAGTGGCCCAACTTCTTCGGGCTGCCCGCCTCCGAGGGCGAGCACTTCGCAACCAAGCTCTTCTCGATGCTGCAGTCGTTCCCCTCGCTCGACCTCACTACGACGCTCCTCGGCATCGTGAGCGTGCTCGTGATCGTGCTCTGGCCCCGCATCCCGAAGCTCGGCCTGATCCCCGCACCGCTCGTCGCTCTCATCGGCGGCACTGCGTTCGTGGCGCTCGCCCACCCGGCCGGTGTGGCCACCATCGGCTCAGCCTTTGGCGGGCTGCCCGGCGGACTGCCGTCGCTCGCGATGCCCGACTTCGCGTGGGCCAACCTGCCCGAACTCGTCCGGCCCGCGTTCGCGATCGCGATGCTCGGCGCGATCGAGTCGCTGCTCTCGGCCACCGTGGCCGATGGCATGACCGGCACGCGGCACGACTCGAACCAGGAGCTCCTCGGCCAGGGGGCGGCGAACATCGCAGCCTCGTTCTTCGGCGGGTTCGCGGCCACCGGGGCCATCGCCCGGACGGCCACCAACATCCGGCACGGCGGCACGAGCCCGATCGCCGGCATCTTCCACGTGCTCACCGTGCTGCTCGTGGTCCTCGTCCTTGCGCCGCTTGCCGCCAACGTCCCGCTCGCGACGCTCGCCGCGATCCTCTTCGTGGTGGCGTTCAACATGAGCGATATCGGCCGCATCGTGCGCATCGCGCGCCGGGCGCCGCGGTCGGACGTTGCGGTCATGCTCATAACGCTCGCGCTCACGGTGTTCGCCGATCTCATCGTGGCGGTGGAGGTGGGCGTGATCCTCGCGATGCTGAACTTCTTCCGGCGGATGACCGCCGCTGTGGGTGTGACCGAGCTCGGCGAGGAAGCGTTTGCCAAGCACGCGCCCGAGCAGGTTCCGGCCTTCAAAGACGTGCTCGTGTACACGATCGACGGTCCGTTCTTCTTCGGCGCGGTCGAGCAGTTCGAATCCGCGCTGCTCCACACCCATACCGAACCTCGCGGCGTCGTCGTGAGCCTCGAGAACGTGCCGTTCGTGGACCTCTCCGCACTCGCCAGCCTCGCCGAGACGCTCGAGCGGCTCGAGAAGCACGAGGTACGCGTCGCGCTGTGCTGCGCAAACGCCACCGTGGCCGGCCACCTCGAGAAGTCGGGCATCACCGAGGGACTTCCGGTCCCCGCCACATCGACCCTTACCGAGGCGATCACAGCCGTTGCCGAGTAG
- the arsM gene encoding arsenite methyltransferase, translating to MNEQDTIKDAVRDRYAGHAVNKTSCCGSGSSCCGPTAATAVPDGAYDLGDLSALPADADLGLGCGNPLAFESLAEGETVIDLGSGGGIDCFLAARKVGPTGRVIGIDMTPEMIALARRNAAQGGYTNVEFRLSEVESMSVPDDTADIVISNCVINLVPDKHAAFAEAFRVTKPGGRLSVSDIVTTEPLPELARESVAAYVACLGGASVLDDYLAAIRDAGYTDVRVTSDVAYAMDDEEADALASSFGIDVPAGLDEAEMRRVAKLFHSVTVQALKPA from the coding sequence ATGAACGAGCAGGACACCATCAAAGACGCGGTGCGTGACCGCTATGCCGGGCACGCCGTGAACAAGACCTCGTGCTGCGGCTCCGGATCGTCGTGTTGCGGCCCGACCGCGGCGACCGCGGTACCCGACGGCGCGTACGACCTCGGCGACCTCTCGGCTCTGCCGGCCGATGCCGACCTGGGACTCGGCTGCGGCAACCCGTTGGCGTTCGAGTCGCTTGCCGAAGGCGAGACGGTCATCGACCTCGGCAGCGGCGGCGGCATCGATTGCTTCCTGGCGGCGCGTAAGGTCGGTCCCACCGGGCGCGTCATCGGCATCGACATGACGCCCGAGATGATCGCGCTCGCACGGCGCAACGCCGCGCAGGGCGGCTACACCAACGTGGAGTTCCGCCTCTCCGAAGTGGAATCCATGTCCGTGCCGGACGACACGGCCGACATCGTGATCTCGAACTGCGTGATCAATCTCGTGCCCGACAAGCACGCGGCATTCGCCGAGGCATTCCGGGTGACCAAGCCCGGCGGACGCCTCTCGGTCTCCGATATCGTCACGACCGAGCCGCTGCCCGAACTCGCGCGTGAGTCGGTGGCCGCCTACGTGGCGTGCCTCGGCGGCGCGTCGGTGCTCGACGACTACCTCGCGGCCATCCGGGACGCAGGATACACCGACGTGCGCGTGACGAGCGACGTGGCCTACGCGATGGATGATGAGGAGGCGGACGCGCTGGCATCCTCGTTCGGGATCGATGTACCGGCAGGCCTCGATGAGGCCGAGATGCGCCGGGTGGCGAAGCTCTTCCACAGCGTCACGGTGCAGGCGCTCAAGCCCGCGTAG
- a CDS encoding HgcAB-associated protein codes for MPEDAKCPTCGPAECCALEAVVSVDERGQLVLPKDLRTRAGIAPGERLALMSYRGEDGEICCITLVKTEAMAGAVRSLIGPALGL; via the coding sequence GTGCCCGAGGACGCGAAATGCCCCACCTGTGGCCCCGCGGAGTGCTGCGCACTCGAAGCGGTCGTAAGCGTAGACGAGCGCGGCCAGCTCGTCTTGCCGAAGGATCTCAGGACACGTGCCGGAATCGCCCCCGGTGAGCGGCTCGCTCTCATGAGCTACCGCGGCGAAGACGGCGAGATCTGCTGCATCACGCTCGTGAAGACCGAAGCGATGGCGGGCGCGGTGCGTTCGCTCATCGGCCCTGCGCTCGGCCTGTGA
- a CDS encoding N-acetyltransferase — MIIRPTDASEAAEIAEVHRAAFGSDLEADLARDLMLDDAFVPSLSFAAEEDGKLVGHVLFTRAWLNRDDGMPGFPLLLLAPLAVVPAAQHEGVGTALVEAAITLAQDSGEVAMLVFGDPKFYGRFGFVQAGASGVRTPHPAEPAWGWQVLELAPDTLGEPGTLQVAAPLDEPAMWVA; from the coding sequence ATGATCATCCGACCGACCGACGCCTCTGAAGCTGCCGAGATCGCCGAGGTGCATCGCGCCGCCTTTGGCAGCGACCTCGAGGCGGACCTCGCGCGCGACCTGATGCTCGACGACGCGTTCGTGCCGTCGCTCTCGTTCGCCGCCGAGGAAGATGGGAAGCTCGTAGGTCACGTGCTCTTCACGCGCGCATGGCTCAACCGCGACGACGGCATGCCGGGCTTCCCGTTGCTGCTCCTTGCGCCGCTCGCAGTCGTTCCCGCCGCGCAGCACGAGGGTGTGGGCACGGCGCTCGTGGAGGCGGCGATCACGCTTGCGCAGGATAGCGGTGAGGTGGCGATGCTCGTCTTCGGCGATCCGAAGTTCTACGGGCGGTTCGGCTTCGTTCAGGCCGGGGCCAGCGGGGTGCGCACGCCACATCCCGCCGAGCCCGCGTGGGGCTGGCAGGTGCTCGAACTGGCGCCCGACACTCTCGGCGAGCCCGGCACGTTGCAGGTGGCCGCGCCGCTCGACGAGCCCGCGATGTGGGTGGCGTAG
- a CDS encoding PhzF family phenazine biosynthesis protein gives MPRRYRFVIVDVFTDVPFAGNQLGVFTNGGGLSDAEMQMLARELNFSETTFVLPPEGDADIRMRIFTPVRELPFAGHPTLGTAFAVAGPLQKVVLRIETAAGVVPVTLEREGARIVFGWMEQPIPSVEPVAEPGALFDALGVGGSALPVERYDNGVQHLLVTLESEAEVAALKPDMRLLAEASGVAGVSCFCAAGDRVKTRMFAPELGVGEDPATGSAAGPLAVHLARHGRIAWGDQIVISQGAEIGRPSTLHARAEGGPDGIMRVDVGGSAAVVARGEFSL, from the coding sequence GTGCCGCGCAGGTACCGCTTCGTGATCGTGGATGTCTTCACCGATGTGCCGTTCGCCGGCAACCAACTCGGCGTGTTCACCAACGGGGGCGGGCTGTCCGACGCCGAGATGCAGATGCTCGCGCGGGAGCTGAACTTCTCCGAGACCACGTTCGTGCTGCCTCCCGAGGGCGACGCCGACATCCGCATGCGCATCTTCACGCCCGTACGCGAACTGCCATTCGCCGGTCACCCGACGCTCGGGACCGCGTTTGCGGTGGCGGGACCGCTCCAGAAGGTGGTGCTGCGTATCGAGACCGCTGCCGGTGTGGTGCCGGTCACCCTCGAGCGCGAAGGCGCGCGCATCGTCTTCGGCTGGATGGAGCAACCGATCCCGTCGGTCGAGCCGGTCGCCGAACCCGGGGCGCTCTTCGACGCGCTCGGCGTAGGCGGCTCGGCACTTCCGGTAGAGCGCTACGACAACGGCGTGCAGCACCTGCTCGTGACGCTCGAGAGTGAAGCCGAGGTCGCCGCGCTCAAGCCCGACATGCGGTTGCTCGCCGAAGCTTCGGGCGTGGCGGGTGTGAGCTGCTTCTGCGCAGCGGGGGACCGGGTCAAGACCCGCATGTTCGCCCCCGAGCTCGGCGTGGGGGAGGATCCCGCCACCGGTTCGGCAGCCGGACCCCTTGCGGTCCACCTCGCCCGGCACGGACGCATCGCCTGGGGCGATCAGATCGTGATCTCGCAGGGCGCTGAGATCGGACGCCCGAGCACGCTGCACGCACGCGCCGAAGGCGGGCCGGACGGCATCATGAGAGTCGACGTCGGCGGAAGCGCCGCTGTGGTGGCGCGCGGGGAATTCTCTCTGTAG
- a CDS encoding DUF3641 domain-containing protein has product MDTSAAAFERSIAAVLPKAPYAERLELLQVNLGRRCNSACTHCHQSCSPSCTEMMDEATLAAVSRIALDVRPALVDITGGSPELHPGLPALVSQLRSAGLRTRMRTNLTALLEPDAEGLIDHLAEAGVELLASVPALTSDAYASQRGRQLDSALAVLRRLNDEGWGRPGGVRLDLAVDSSVYGADCASDDLTARYRAELCSGLRIDFNDLMLITTMPIGRFRAALERRGEYESYLSGLAGRFNPATVANLSCRTAIEIAWDGTLSDCDFNLGAGLGTARGEPAHISEFDALRLAQRRIRFASHCWACAAGDGSG; this is encoded by the coding sequence ATGGACACGTCTGCGGCCGCGTTCGAGCGCAGCATCGCAGCCGTGCTCCCGAAGGCGCCGTATGCCGAGCGCCTGGAACTCCTCCAGGTCAACCTCGGCCGGCGCTGCAATTCGGCGTGCACGCACTGTCATCAATCGTGCTCGCCGTCGTGCACGGAGATGATGGACGAAGCGACGCTGGCTGCCGTGTCCCGGATCGCCCTCGACGTACGACCAGCGCTCGTGGACATCACCGGCGGCTCGCCGGAGCTCCACCCCGGCCTGCCCGCGCTGGTGTCTCAGCTGCGGTCCGCGGGTCTGCGCACCCGGATGCGCACCAACCTTACGGCACTTCTTGAACCGGATGCCGAGGGACTGATCGACCACCTCGCCGAGGCAGGCGTTGAGCTGCTTGCCTCCGTACCCGCGCTGACCAGCGACGCTTACGCCAGCCAGCGTGGCAGACAGCTCGATAGTGCGCTCGCGGTGCTCCGACGTCTCAACGATGAGGGGTGGGGGCGTCCCGGGGGCGTCCGCCTCGATCTCGCCGTGGACTCCAGCGTATACGGTGCTGACTGCGCGTCAGACGACCTCACCGCCCGCTACCGCGCTGAGCTCTGCAGTGGTCTCCGCATCGACTTCAACGACCTGATGCTCATCACCACGATGCCGATCGGTCGTTTCAGGGCCGCGCTGGAGCGGCGAGGTGAATACGAGTCCTATCTCAGCGGACTTGCCGGGCGATTCAACCCCGCCACCGTGGCGAACCTTTCGTGCCGGACAGCGATCGAGATCGCCTGGGACGGCACGCTGTCCGACTGCGATTTCAACCTCGGCGCCGGCCTGGGCACCGCCCGGGGAGAACCGGCGCACATCTCCGAGTTCGACGCACTGCGTCTCGCACAGCGCCGCATCCGGTTCGCGTCGCACTGTTGGGCGTGCGCGGCGGGTGACGGCTCGGGTTGA
- a CDS encoding TspO/MBR family protein, producing MGPCSHRRTEERAMTWYEELVKPAWAPPAPVFGIVWSILYPIIIVAYGYVIYRIFRGDFPPTLLVPILLNVATNIAFTPIQFGLRNLWLAEFDIIVVLATIVWSMIAIWPHTRWASLALTPYLVWVMIATALQSSITWLNR from the coding sequence CTGGGCCCGTGTTCGCACCGCCGGACCGAGGAGAGAGCGATGACCTGGTACGAGGAACTCGTCAAGCCAGCGTGGGCACCGCCGGCACCCGTCTTCGGCATCGTCTGGAGCATCCTTTACCCGATCATCATCGTGGCGTACGGCTACGTCATCTACCGAATCTTCCGCGGCGATTTCCCACCGACGTTGCTGGTGCCGATCCTCTTGAACGTAGCCACCAACATCGCATTCACGCCGATCCAGTTCGGCCTGCGGAACCTCTGGCTCGCCGAGTTCGACATCATCGTCGTGCTGGCGACGATCGTCTGGTCGATGATCGCGATCTGGCCGCACACGCGCTGGGCGTCACTCGCGCTCACCCCCTACCTCGTGTGGGTGATGATCGCGACCGCGCTGCAGTCGAGCATCACGTGGCTCAACCGGTGA
- a CDS encoding CDGSH iron-sulfur domain-containing protein — protein sequence MRFENAESVEKPAVGVLAEGTYSWCQCGKTKTPPYCDGSHAGSEITPLEFESDGVTSIAVCTCGLTGNPPYCDGSHVDY from the coding sequence ATGCGTTTCGAGAATGCGGAATCAGTGGAGAAGCCTGCGGTGGGCGTGCTGGCCGAAGGCACGTACTCCTGGTGCCAATGCGGCAAGACTAAGACGCCGCCGTACTGCGACGGGTCGCACGCGGGCTCGGAGATCACGCCACTTGAGTTCGAGTCGGATGGTGTGACGTCGATCGCGGTGTGTACCTGCGGTCTCACCGGCAACCCGCCTTACTGCGACGGGTCGCACGTCGATTACTAG
- a CDS encoding TIGR04283 family arsenosugar biosynthesis glycosyltransferase, translating into MRPRLIVLTRYPVLGTVKSRIAAELGAEAALALHRELAEHALRRARAVELAGAVDMEIRLADGSAADGRRWLGHRLRVRPQREGTLGDRLAEALGTAISEGAPAAIAIGADCPDVGGSIIREAIAHLDRAPVALGPAEDGGYYLVGVRADVSEAVTAALFEQIPWGTSEVLAVTLARLSAREISPVLLPTLADIDRPEDSRRWEARRSEDGSRVSVVVPALDEESTVASAVLSARVAGAYEVIVADGGSTDATVALAEDAGALVVHAPRGRAVQMNAGAAIATGDTLLFLHADTVLPPDACAQAARVLDDSRAVGGAFGYSAGSETDRLDRFISAMGQLRYAIFRLPYGDQAIFARRSVLEDLGGFPELPVMEDREFALRLKRLGGLGRAPGAVRTSARAWRERGLIGATARDMATIAGYRLGIDPARLARWRSGR; encoded by the coding sequence GTGCGACCCCGGCTCATCGTCCTGACGCGCTATCCGGTCCTCGGCACCGTCAAGAGCCGGATAGCCGCGGAGCTTGGCGCCGAAGCAGCGCTCGCGCTACACCGCGAGCTTGCGGAGCACGCGCTCAGGCGTGCCCGTGCCGTCGAACTCGCAGGCGCTGTCGACATGGAGATCAGGCTCGCCGACGGCTCTGCCGCAGACGGCAGACGCTGGCTGGGACACCGGCTCCGAGTGCGCCCACAGCGCGAAGGCACCTTGGGCGACAGGCTCGCCGAAGCCCTGGGGACGGCGATCTCCGAGGGTGCGCCGGCGGCGATCGCGATCGGCGCGGACTGCCCTGATGTGGGCGGATCGATCATCCGTGAGGCGATCGCCCACCTCGACCGCGCCCCCGTCGCACTCGGACCGGCCGAAGATGGCGGCTACTACCTGGTCGGCGTGCGCGCGGACGTTTCAGAAGCGGTCACGGCCGCGCTGTTCGAGCAGATCCCCTGGGGCACGTCGGAGGTGCTCGCCGTCACGCTCGCGCGGCTCTCGGCACGTGAGATCTCTCCGGTGCTGCTGCCCACGCTCGCCGACATCGACCGACCGGAGGACTCACGCCGTTGGGAAGCGCGGCGCAGCGAGGACGGATCACGCGTGAGCGTGGTCGTGCCCGCACTCGACGAGGAGTCGACCGTTGCGAGTGCGGTGCTGAGTGCCCGTGTAGCGGGCGCATACGAGGTGATCGTGGCCGACGGCGGGAGCACTGACGCCACCGTTGCGCTGGCCGAAGATGCGGGGGCACTGGTCGTGCACGCACCCCGTGGCAGAGCCGTGCAGATGAACGCGGGTGCTGCGATTGCCACCGGCGACACGCTCCTGTTCTTGCATGCCGATACCGTACTGCCCCCCGACGCCTGCGCACAGGCCGCTCGCGTGCTCGACGATTCCCGAGCGGTGGGCGGGGCCTTCGGCTACTCGGCGGGAAGTGAGACCGACCGGCTCGACCGCTTCATCTCGGCGATGGGCCAGCTTCGCTACGCCATCTTCCGCCTGCCCTACGGCGACCAGGCGATCTTCGCGCGGCGCAGCGTCTTAGAGGACCTCGGCGGCTTCCCGGAGCTTCCGGTGATGGAAGACCGCGAGTTCGCGCTCAGGCTCAAGCGTCTGGGTGGCCTGGGTCGCGCACCGGGCGCGGTCCGCACATCGGCGCGCGCGTGGCGTGAGCGCGGGCTGATCGGCGCCACCGCTCGCGACATGGCGACGATCGCGGGGTACCGGCTCGGGATCGACCCGGCGCGGCTCGCACGTTGGCGGAGCGGTCGCTAG
- a CDS encoding fused MFS/spermidine synthase, giving the protein MRPRVALPVAATALSAFLLFALELYAGRIVLPVFGGSPAVWTTALCFFTGAVFLGYLHAHLLVTRMQWRTARVIQLVVVGVALASAALAPEDLAQLRVSGMPPALNVLLVLAAIVGLPAFLLATTTPLVSARFAARGDDPWWLYAASNAASLGGLLAYPLLIEPWMPLSAQRTGALALLGVLAALLCWLLISDASGPALPEHAAAPPLPRKRQLIWLLAACMPAGLLSATTTLLATDHASAPMLWIGPLGVYLGSFIVAFSARGRRILPLAERLVPAAVTLLWIAYVARIDWPVLVIVPMVLLSYGVLAVAVHGRLAEDRPGEEHLTRFYLWVSAGGVLATGFVALAAPVIFEDVFEYPLLLIGALVAIAALTPHAPSGVRVPGATLRAAGARLLPLLAFGLVVLATMAPAAGPGPAFVGILLVLGAIAVVLGTSPRALAISTVSAIAVALLLFAPHPVERVRSFFGVTDIIEAADGAAFAEIHGTTLHGLQYRDERASEPTAYFVREGPLGDVMADLQQQHSEGADIGVVGLGVGTIAAYARPNDSLTYFEIDQTIVDLARDDRYFTYLADAATEPEVLLGDGRLLLAESPSGQFDLLILDAFSSDAVPTHLLTREAMDTYARTLRPGGMIAFQLTNRHFDLVGAVAETARSVGLDARTKSFEPGSGDDVVALPSTWLVVGDSEDVSRLDALGWDPAPDGPVLTDDYHDVRRLLKNAWRPAPRPII; this is encoded by the coding sequence GTGCGACCTCGAGTGGCGCTGCCCGTCGCCGCTACGGCGCTCTCCGCGTTCCTGCTCTTCGCCCTCGAGCTCTACGCCGGGCGTATCGTCTTGCCCGTCTTCGGGGGAAGCCCCGCCGTGTGGACGACGGCGCTCTGCTTCTTCACCGGCGCCGTCTTCCTCGGCTACCTGCACGCGCACCTGCTCGTCACTCGCATGCAATGGCGCACAGCACGGGTGATCCAGCTGGTCGTGGTGGGCGTGGCGCTCGCGTCCGCCGCCCTGGCACCGGAGGACCTGGCGCAGCTTCGGGTCTCCGGGATGCCGCCCGCGCTCAACGTCCTGCTGGTCCTCGCCGCGATCGTCGGGCTCCCGGCGTTCTTGCTCGCGACGACGACCCCGCTCGTCTCGGCGCGCTTTGCCGCGCGCGGCGACGACCCCTGGTGGCTCTACGCGGCATCGAACGCGGCGAGCCTCGGCGGGCTGCTCGCCTATCCCTTGCTCATCGAACCCTGGATGCCGCTCTCGGCCCAGCGCACGGGCGCGCTCGCGCTCCTCGGCGTGCTCGCGGCGCTCCTATGCTGGCTGCTGATCTCCGACGCGTCCGGCCCCGCCCTGCCGGAGCACGCGGCGGCGCCACCCCTGCCGCGCAAACGGCAGCTGATCTGGCTGCTCGCGGCCTGCATGCCCGCAGGGCTGCTCTCCGCCACCACCACGCTGCTCGCGACCGATCATGCGTCCGCGCCGATGCTATGGATCGGCCCGCTCGGTGTGTACCTGGGCAGCTTCATCGTGGCGTTCTCCGCGCGCGGACGGCGCATCCTGCCCCTCGCCGAACGCCTCGTGCCTGCCGCCGTGACGCTGCTGTGGATCGCCTACGTGGCGCGCATAGACTGGCCGGTTCTCGTGATAGTCCCGATGGTCCTGCTCTCCTACGGCGTCCTTGCGGTCGCGGTCCACGGGCGTCTTGCCGAGGACAGACCGGGCGAGGAGCATCTCACGCGCTTCTACCTGTGGGTCTCGGCAGGCGGCGTGCTGGCCACGGGGTTCGTCGCATTGGCAGCGCCCGTGATCTTCGAGGACGTCTTCGAGTACCCGCTGCTGCTCATCGGCGCGCTTGTCGCCATCGCGGCGCTTACGCCACATGCACCATCGGGCGTCCGCGTGCCCGGCGCAACGCTCCGGGCCGCCGGCGCGCGACTCCTGCCGCTGCTCGCGTTCGGGCTGGTCGTCTTGGCCACGATGGCGCCCGCAGCCGGTCCGGGCCCCGCATTCGTGGGCATCCTGCTGGTGCTCGGCGCGATCGCCGTTGTGCTCGGAACGTCACCGCGTGCGCTCGCGATCAGCACCGTCTCGGCGATTGCCGTCGCGCTTCTGCTCTTCGCGCCGCACCCGGTCGAGCGCGTGCGGTCCTTCTTCGGCGTGACCGACATCATCGAAGCTGCAGACGGCGCCGCGTTCGCCGAGATCCACGGCACCACGCTGCACGGCCTGCAGTACCGCGACGAACGGGCAAGCGAGCCCACGGCGTACTTCGTGCGCGAGGGGCCGCTCGGCGACGTCATGGCCGACCTGCAGCAGCAGCATTCCGAAGGCGCCGACATCGGGGTCGTGGGATTGGGCGTGGGCACGATCGCCGCGTATGCGCGGCCAAACGACAGCCTCACGTACTTCGAGATCGACCAGACGATCGTCGACCTCGCGCGCGACGACCGCTACTTCACGTACCTCGCCGACGCAGCGACCGAACCCGAGGTGCTGCTCGGCGACGGGCGACTGCTGCTCGCCGAATCGCCGTCCGGGCAGTTCGACCTGCTGATACTCGACGCGTTCTCCTCCGACGCCGTGCCGACCCACCTGCTCACCCGCGAGGCGATGGACACCTACGCCCGGACCCTTCGCCCCGGGGGCATGATCGCCTTCCAGCTCACCAACCGCCACTTCGACCTCGTGGGAGCAGTGGCCGAGACCGCGCGCTCCGTCGGCTTGGACGCGCGGACGAAGTCGTTCGAGCCGGGGAGCGGCGATGATGTCGTCGCGCTTCCGTCCACCTGGCTCGTGGTGGGCGACTCCGAGGACGTATCGCGGCTCGACGCGCTCGGCTGGGACCCCGCACCGGACGGGCCCGTGCTCACCGACGACTACCACGACGTGAGGCGCCTGCTCAAGAACGCGTGGCGTCCCGCTCCCCGCCCGATCATCTAG
- a CDS encoding Dabb family protein has translation MTVRSLAATTVSPDDWEVPEREAVQVIKHIVVWRFKDEALGASRAENLEHAKAAIESLRESVPQVRHLEVGVDIRADHDPCDLVIYSEFETVDDLKAYQVHPEHVRIAQLIGEMRESRAVVDYEV, from the coding sequence ATGACGGTGCGCTCGCTTGCGGCCACTACAGTCTCGCCCGATGATTGGGAGGTTCCCGAACGGGAGGCGGTCCAGGTGATCAAGCACATCGTGGTGTGGCGGTTCAAAGATGAAGCGCTCGGCGCGAGCAGAGCCGAGAACCTCGAGCACGCGAAGGCGGCGATCGAGTCGCTTCGCGAATCGGTACCGCAGGTGCGACACCTCGAGGTGGGCGTGGACATCCGCGCGGATCACGACCCGTGCGACCTGGTGATCTACTCGGAGTTCGAGACCGTGGACGATCTCAAGGCGTACCAGGTGCATCCCGAGCATGTGAGGATCGCCCAGCTCATCGGCGAGATGCGCGAATCACGTGCTGTCGTCGATTACGAGGTGTAG